ATGTTTTTCCCCTAGAAGAATAGTCGCCTTCTACGAATGGTGGGCCGGAAGAATCCCCTAGATTATCCTTGATTGACTAGGATTGATCAATTTTCTGCGGGATTTCACCCCCAAAAAGCCCCTGGATTTTGGGGCACGATTAGGCCGACGCCAAAGCGCTGATAAGTTCGGGAATTGGCTGAACCGGGGCATCGGGAGCCGTCACCGCTTCGATGATAGAGTGCTGGGCTTGCGGATGCCCAAGGGATGCCACACACAGTTCAGCTACCTGCTGCCGCGGAATACGCCCTTCAAAGAGGGTGTCAGCTTTGCCTAAAACCAAGGGGGCTTGGGCTTCGGTATTCAGACCACCGGGACGAATAATTGTGTAATTGAGAGGACTGCCGATGAGATAGGCTTCGGTTTGCTTTTTCCAGAACAGCACCAGGCCAAATAAATTTAGGGGATGGAAAAATTTGGAAACACAGAGGGACGTGACGAGGACGAACTGTTGAACCCCTTGGGCAACGGCAGCATCGATCAGTGCTTTTGTGCCGACATAGTCTACCTGGAAAAATCCAGCAATATTTAAACTCGGCCGCGCCGCCGCTGCACAAATGATGTGATCACAATCGGCGATCGCCCCCGGGAGTGACTTTCTATCGAGCAGATCGGCGACCACCAATTCTGCTTCAGCGGGCAACAGCTCCTTGGCCCGGTTGAGATCTCGTACCATTGCCCGCACCGGAATATTTTGAGCCACAAGGGTTTCAACAACGCGCCGTCCTGTTTCTCCCGTTGCACCAGCTACTAAAACTTTCACAAATTCACCTCTTACAAAAAAATAGGGATTTACCTGGAATTGATAATTATTATGCGGAATTCCCATCCCTTGGGATGCAACTTTACAGAAAAGCAGGCATGATCTTAGGTACAACAAGTTTGTGTCTTGTCTTGATAGTGATCCTATGAATCCTGTGGAATCGTCTGGCTCCTCGACGGCGTTTGGTGATGTTTTCAATTCTGAAACACCCCCGATGCATTTTGTGACCCACTACCGGGGCATTATGCAGATGTATGCCCCCCTAGAGGCTGTGGCGGAATACCTCGCTCGCCACGGGGGATGGTTTCACCGTTGTGCTAAACCGATGCAGGTAGAACCTTTTACAGACAATGGCTATATTTTGACGGTGGGTCGATTTGGAAACTTTGGCTATGAGGTTGAACCCAGGCTGGCCGTTGTCTTTGAGCCCCCTGTGGACAATGCTTATCGGATGTACAATGTCCCCCTCCCGGAAGGACAGCCCCAGGGTTATGCCATCGATTATGATGCGGTGATGTGCTTAGACCATCTCCCCTGGGATCAGGTGCTGGCTACGGATACCCAAGCGCGGAAAATGTTAGGCGATCGCCCGATGCCCCCCGTGATTACCCAGGTCAATTGGGAGTTAAATTTGCAGGTACTGGTGCAGTTTCCTAAGTTTATCTACAAGTTACCCCAGGGCTTACTAAAATCCACAGGCGATCGCCTCCTATCAACAATTATTTCCCAAGTCTCACCACGCCTCACTTTCAAAGTGCAGCAAGATTTCCATGACTGCCTCAATTTGCCCCTCCCCACGAAAACTGGCCGGGCCTGTACCTTAATTCGCGACCCAGAAATCGTCCCCCCTGAAACCGAAAAAGAGGACAGTGCCCCTGTCCCCTCCGAAAACTTTGCCTGGACTGTACCTACAGACGGCCAATAATTTTGGTCACAATATCCATACCACTCACCGCTTGCCAACCAAACAGGGCAACCAAAAGGGTATTCAGACCAATATGTGTGATGCGGGCGAAATCATTGCCCCGTTGCATAAAGGGAACCAAAGAAGCAGATACGGCGATCAAGCCCGTCATCCCTAAACCGACGAGCAAGTGGGGGCTGACAAACAATTTGCCATTGTTAATATACGTGACAGCCATCCCCCCGATTGTCCCTAAGACCATAAGCGAGAGTAAGAGGGAGCCAATTTGATGGTGTTTAAAGTTGAATTGTTTTTTGATGAGTTCTTTCCGGACTTCTTTGTCAGCGCTGCGGATGCGACGGATTTGAATGCCGAGGTACATCGCGTAGATACATAGCCCGAATAAGACCCACATTAAAATAGGGTGACCAAATTGGGACCAGACTTTGATAGATTCTGGAATTTCAAAATTCATGGGTGTTTTCTCCTGGGTGCAGGGTGGTGCGAATCTTTATAAAACTTAACTGATTCCCAAACAAATGGAAATAATCCCCTGAGCCTAGGTTCCGTGGCACAGTATCCACTGGGGAAACTCCTACAATAGAAATCAGTTTTTATTGTACGTTTTGCAATGACAGCCTCAGCAGACCAAACCCAGTTGTTTCAAGCGATTCGCCACCAAGATCTGGATCGGGTTGCGGCTTTGCTCTCCCAGGGGGGCATGGTCAACATTTTAGATGGCGATCGCACGAGTCCTTTGATGTATGCCTGTCGCTCCGGGTCTGTCGATCTTGTCAAACTCTGTCTTACCCATGGGGCAGATTTAGAACTGCGGGGAAAATATGGCCTCACAGCCTTGATGGTGGCGGCAGCGGCCCGACAGGAAACGGTTTTGTCATTGCTCATCGCAGCGGGAGCTGATCCGAATGCGAGCAACGAAGATGGGAGTACGGCGTTAATGGTGGCGGCCTATCGGGGGGCGATCGCCATCGTTGATATTCTTCTGCAAGCCGGAGCCATGGTCAATGGCGAAGACTTTGATGGAGATACAGCTTTGAATTTAGCGATTCAAGGCCGACACCCCGCCGTTGTTCAAAAATTACTCGACCATCGCGCTAATCCCTATCAAGGTTTAGGGGCAATGACGGTGGCAGTGTCAGAGGGGGCGATCGCCTGCGTAGAGGTGTTGCTCAAAGCAGGGATTAACGTTAACCTCCCTGGTATCGATGGTAAAACTCCCCTCATGCACGCGGTCATTTCTGGTTATGAGGACATTGTCGAAATGTTGCTGGTGGCTGGGGCGGCGGTGAACCCCACGGATCTCAATAACGACACCGCCTTGATCTTTGCCATTGAACAGGGCAATTTAGACCTCAC
The nucleotide sequence above comes from [Synechococcus] sp. NIES-970. Encoded proteins:
- a CDS encoding NAD dependent epimerase/dehydratase family protein; protein product: MGIPHNNYQFQVNPYFFVRGEFVKVLVAGATGETGRRVVETLVAQNIPVRAMVRDLNRAKELLPAEAELVVADLLDRKSLPGAIADCDHIICAAAARPSLNIAGFFQVDYVGTKALIDAAVAQGVQQFVLVTSLCVSKFFHPLNLFGLVLFWKKQTEAYLIGSPLNYTIIRPGGLNTEAQAPLVLGKADTLFEGRIPRQQVAELCVASLGHPQAQHSIIEAVTAPDAPVQPIPELISALASA
- a CDS encoding hypothetical protein (conserved hypothetical protein) produces the protein MNPVESSGSSTAFGDVFNSETPPMHFVTHYRGIMQMYAPLEAVAEYLARHGGWFHRCAKPMQVEPFTDNGYILTVGRFGNFGYEVEPRLAVVFEPPVDNAYRMYNVPLPEGQPQGYAIDYDAVMCLDHLPWDQVLATDTQARKMLGDRPMPPVITQVNWELNLQVLVQFPKFIYKLPQGLLKSTGDRLLSTIISQVSPRLTFKVQQDFHDCLNLPLPTKTGRACTLIRDPEIVPPETEKEDSAPVPSENFAWTVPTDGQ
- a CDS encoding hypothetical protein (conserved hypothetical membrane protein), producing MNFEIPESIKVWSQFGHPILMWVLFGLCIYAMYLGIQIRRIRSADKEVRKELIKKQFNFKHHQIGSLLLSLMVLGTIGGMAVTYINNGKLFVSPHLLVGLGMTGLIAVSASLVPFMQRGNDFARITHIGLNTLLVALFGWQAVSGMDIVTKIIGRL
- a CDS encoding ankyrin repeat protein; protein product: MTASADQTQLFQAIRHQDLDRVAALLSQGGMVNILDGDRTSPLMYACRSGSVDLVKLCLTHGADLELRGKYGLTALMVAAAARQETVLSLLIAAGADPNASNEDGSTALMVAAYRGAIAIVDILLQAGAMVNGEDFDGDTALNLAIQGRHPAVVQKLLDHRANPYQGLGAMTVAVSEGAIACVEVLLKAGINVNLPGIDGKTPLMHAVISGYEDIVEMLLVAGAAVNPTDLNNDTALIFAIEQGNLDLTKRLIQAGAEHEQPLMLSLAAAAGNLELVQYLLGHQLALNGTDEAGDTALHLATLEGHTEIVQYLLEQGAIANLPNHQGDTPLLIAAYQGHGAIAKLLLDHGADLHYRNEGENALLVAFNQGKVDLFALFLARGSNPNERLPNGKTLLMEAADRGYTALIEMLLNAGADANVTDQHQATALMWAAHRDYHGVVQLLLERCPDLDLHARNKRGDTALKIAQFNQCHRVSALLQAAGA